The genomic segment gtgaacggcgtacctttgtcagagtctatccctaccgggagaccataacgcggaatgatttcttgcgtcaatttgtttaccgccgtgcgagcgtcttctttcccgcaagggaaagcctccacccatcgtgaaaatttgtcgaccatgaccaaaagatacttaaaggggccctgttttggcatgtgagtaaagtcaatctgccattcctggaacggcgtgtcaggtatgggaaggtgctgatgtaccgcgcctggtttagatggattattctgtgcgcacgttaaacacctgtccagaatgtgatgtacatcagTGTGTATTTTGTCaatacaaaatattttggataaatcctccactaccccccttcggccgcggtgagtgggaccatgaaactcgcggacgagaaatggagtgcaatgtctaggtAAACAGAGGCgaccctgagcatcgatccgaacgccgtcagacggctgcgcgccgcatgagtcccagaaatggttgtctgaggccgaagcggaggcctggagggagatcaagtcaatgtccggaagaacggcactaatcatacggctggatgagaccagggagagagtaagcgagggcggaaaaacaccggaggcagccgcggctttggcaatgcgatcggcgagagagtttcccctgatctcaaaagagtccccaatacaatgagcacgagtcttaacaatggctaaagagcgcgggagaagacacgctgtaataagatcagtaacaagcgaagaatgagaaatgggcttaccgtctgcagtggtgaacccacgcgaagcccaaatccgaccaaagtcatgagcaacgccgaaagcgtaacgtgagtcagtgtagatagtgacgtctgtgtcctgagcaataacacatgcacgggttagagcgtatagttcggcagcctgagccgaggagaaaggaagagaaaaagcttcaacagtttcatcaggaaggcggcacacagaataaccacacacgaaaacgccgtcagaggggcgtgagcacgagccgtccacaaacagcgaatcacctgaaagtaaggGGGTGGaacgtaagtcggggcggatacttgtctcgaaaagaatgctagaaatgcagtcgtgtgtttcagaaggaagaaaatcatcctgtgaattgaggaggcgctgaagtgcgtgcgcgagagaatcaaaggaggaggagggcttaacagtaaggttttcggtggccaaaagaatagactcgtatccagagcgacgctgcgcagataaatgctgggtactgaggttctttaaaacgtgcactacatcatgtgaggtgtggagaacgagcgggtgagacaaaaccagccgttcagcgtccgtgaccatgacagcacatgcagccaccgccctgaggcaagcagggagaccctgtgccacagaatcgagagttttagagaggaacgcacaaggccgcataccccccccgtgctcctgcgccaaaaccccagacgcagttccctgctggttgcacacatataaatgaaacggcaaacggtaattcggaagtccgagagcaggggccgagcataaagcctgtttcaaggccctgaaggccgtcagcatctcatcagaccacaccaggggctgagtcaaagggtccgagtgcagaattgcagagcgcagacacttgtcataggtggaacagtcaggaatccactggcggcagtaattgataagtcccagaaaagccatgagggcgtgtttggtggcaggcacctgagtgtctaggatgacctgcacacgctcggggctgagcctgcgggagccctgggagagatcgtgacccaggTATCGgacagtggggaggcagaactgaagcttagttcgtgagaccttgaaaccttcttgcgccagaagagagaggagagcgagtgtggctttagcgcaaatgtcctcgtcctccgccgttaccagaagatcatccgcatactggagcacggaggagcccgaggggaggcacaaaccggccaaggcgtccctcactacggctgtaaaaaccgcaggagaatcgacatatccttggggtaacctggtccatgtgtactgctttcccctgtgcgtaaaagcgaacaggggctgcgtgtcgtggcccacagggacgctgaaaaaggcagaacagaggtcaatcacagagaaaaacgcatgttcacacggaatcgaggccataagagagggaacgtctggaactaatggggcgactgggataattaactcattaatcttacgcaagtcctgggtgaaacgccacgtgccgttgggcttctgcaccgggttcactggagtgttataagggctaacacagggaacgaccacaccttgctctaggagagaacataaaacatcatcaatgccagacagtttagctggggaaagggggtactgttttacatatactggcgaagagtgtttaatgaccgcctcgtaaggggtacacttaacaaagcccacctcgtccttatgttccgcccaaagagaagctgggagatcagaaagagagggtgtgaggcaggtaacggcacaagcagcattgagaaggttatgggggagagaaagagaggtgagggcaagagcagccgacgaggtttcgtctggtgcgtcaacaaccatgtgtgaaccactaaaagaaatagagagccctaggaggctcatgaggtcccgtccaagcaggttaaaagggcaatcaggcatgcaaacaaaggagtgagaaaacttcagtaaaggatcaagggcacaagtaacagaaagggggggcgtgcaactggaatggaaaggaaccccttctattcccacagagcttacagaccgtgtagataaaggacccgcatattccctccccactgaggacatggtagccccggtgtcgagtaaaaaaggatattcagtccctgccaggcataaaacaatagtaGGGAGATCTTCGTTAAGGGGGGAGCTGAATGAAAGATTTAACATaacaacggtcggggtttcatcgctctgagggcagccctatgggcgggaaaaatccctctGCCCAGAAGGGCTCGGGGCAGCGTGAATGGCAGGTTTTTCACGTTCCCGTTCATCACGCTGTCTCGCATGGCACTCTCTTATCCAATgtccctcttttccacaatagtggcactttccatttctcctccctcccccaccGCGCGGCCCcattcggcgacccctctcctgtcggcCATCCACCCGTCCGCCCGGCACaacagataaacatgctttattcatcTTACAGTCTAggagaccatcgctctccagcgtgcgtactcgctccccggcctgacggaggaccagattattccggtcactccagtgatgttttaatacgctctgtatttcggggcgacaattagacagaaaggtggacaagaacattgggttcgggtttgccaaatcaagttcaagacctcccaaatgttgccaaacttccccaaagcgcttccagaaagccgacgtcagtTCGGAACGCTCCTGTTTAcagttagtgacctgtgacaggtctctatttgcctGTTTTAgggcgagcaggtatcgcgtcaattgctcacgaagctgctgcagtgcgttcggcgtgtccttccaaaagaaggtagtcacggtgcgctggcgagggcgaccgttttcccctaccggaggcaattcctccttaacattaacagcttgatcattgacgggggcgagaacctgaacgttttctaacagggctgtctcatcatatgcgcctcctaatttattttgcagaataaaccggtaatcagctcccgtaagctgacaattacgagaaacattaattaactgatcaacaaaaagcaagggcttatcgggtgacggaagaagcgagatgatgtccttaagagccgacggggacgggggagttatatcaataccactgcgctttgcaacccatacacaagcagcgttttgtggcggataaggacgcgagccggcgtctggacccacaccatcgggattatcccaatcgtcatcatcagtgtcatcatcggtGTCGTCACTgctttcttcgtctttgccggtcttggctgatgcaggcgcacctTTTATCCCTCCAggacgctgccctctgtcaaccgtggggggggaTATGCGGACACAGCAGCCAAGGACGGATatattttaggaatcgtttttgcagctgacggcgatttaccagtaatttttttcagccttactataaggtggaggtttactatctaacgaggctggaggagcagaatgagatttggattttcctagcgccgcctcctccgtttccttggtgacgggtgcagcccgaggcttcgggatggatttcaggactgaacggggagtataagcctgtttaaaattatcccaaatcttcttcatatcataccatttggcatatccttcccgcatatacgggcgatcccatccggggtcccctaatccctcataaatcatgcgataggccgatgcaagataaccaggatcgaaagtaccttggcgaggatatgaaggaatttgagggttggcctcggtccaacctgccaaattatcgagccaaggagaaacataataagcgaaaccgcacctagtcatccactcggccggggtttcccctggcgcaggttTAGGGAACGAgtttcccatcgtacaatgacaacagacggatctgaagaggaacagacggaaatgtgtcgtaaatttgtatagcgcgctcttcctggactcgaaccagggaaaactgtcctccgtaggacactacgaaactactgccaaccaggtagtcaatcaaacatgtcttacctgattgagagtatcacgtcggggtcaccaaattgttagaacctgcgtctgtcctagttcagatgcgtcgacataagagcgctctggagcagggttaaaacaaaccacacgagttaaatcaatctggtttattcaagcactgctcagtgatacacagaaagagcagggtttatatacatcagaagcttgcgtgacaagataagtaaggggctcgggggcacaaggtgaaactcgccagataaggagtcgtttttgttatacatgaaagagcagaccatacaccccctagaacaggaggaaccaggaatgtggtttcagcgaaactagaaggtacagagaaaataaaagagtatgttctcgcgattatgcacgtttaccagggtgtgaaagggtcataaagctcaggacagctatgcacgagaacacacacaatcttacagagCGCAAacttcattttttaaattttctccTCTCACCGCTGAGGGGCAGACTCTGAGTGGCGCTGGCTTCTTGTTCAGGATATGAGATTCCATCAAGAACAAGGAGATACTGGAAAAGGAGGT from the Neoarius graeffei isolate fNeoGra1 chromosome 2, fNeoGra1.pri, whole genome shotgun sequence genome contains:
- the LOC132871806 gene encoding protein NYNRIN-like, whose translation is MAFLGLINYCRQWIPDCSTYDKCLRSAILHSDPLTQPLVWSDEMLTAFRALKQALCSAPALGLPNYRLPFHLYVCNQQGTASGVLAQEHGGGMRPCAFLSKTLDSVAQGLPACLRAVAACAVMVTDAERLVLSHPLVLHTSHDVVHVLKNLSTQHLSAQRRSGYESILLATENLTVKPSSSFDSLAHALQRLLNSQDDFLPSETHDCISSILFETSIRPDLRSTPLLSGDSLFVDGSCSRPSDGVFVCGYSVCRLPDETVEAFSLPFSSAQAAELYALTRACVIAQDTDVTIYTDSRYAFGVAHDFGRIWASRGFTTADGIPFPASGVIRFRLIYKEGMVGASRRLLN